A single region of the Salvelinus sp. IW2-2015 linkage group LG20, ASM291031v2, whole genome shotgun sequence genome encodes:
- the LOC111981315 gene encoding ubiquitin domain-containing protein UBFD1-like, with the protein MATQDGNEEVVMETEATLKEPQPLCENVGEGNAEVSETVSRTDNAGESSSTQDPTVSNGDDSDEGKEMVDLKIIWNKNKYDLKIPLDGTGAKLKERIHSLTGLPPAMQKVMYKGLLPEDKTLREIKVTNGAKIMVVGSTINDVLAVNTPKEVIQQEVKAEENKKEPLCRQKQHRKVLDKGKPEDIMPSVKGTKERLPTVPLAGMYNKSGGKVRLTFKLEQDQLWIGTKERTEKIPMGSIKHVVTEPIEGHEDYHMMVTRFLTTKSCKSR; encoded by the exons ATGGCGACCCAGGATG GAAATGAAGAAGTCGTAATGGAAACTGAAGCCACTTTGAAAGAGCCACAACCACTGTGTGAAAATGTTGGCGAAGGGAATGCTGAAGTATCGGAAACTGTGTCTCGGACAGATAATGCAGGGGAAAGCTCTTCAACTCAGGACCCTACTGTCAGCAATGGAGATGACAgtgatgaaggaaaggagatggTGGATCTAAAGATTATTTGGAACAAGAATAAGTATGATCTCAAAATTCCTTTAGATGGCACTGGAGCCAAACTGAAAGAGCGAATCCATTCACTCACTG GTCTTCCACCTGCTATGCAGAAAGTGATGTACAAGGGACTGCTACCAGAAGATAAGACGCTACGTGAAATTAAAGTTACAAATGGTGCAAAAATAATGGTGGTTGGATCTACAATAAATGATGTACTAGCTGTAAATACTCCAAAAGAGGTTATtcagcaggaagttaaagctgaagaaaacaaaaaggaaCCTTTGTGTCGGCAAAAA CAACACAGAAAGGTGTTGGACAAAGGCAAACCAGAGGACATAATGCCATCTGTTAAAGGAACAAAG GAACGCTTACCAACAGTGCCTTTAGCCGGAATGTACAACAAATCTGGTGGAAAAGTTCGTCTCACCTTCAAACTGGAACAAGATCAACTGTGGATTGGAACTAAGG agaggacagagaaaatcCCAATGGGCTCCATCAAACATGTGGTGACTGAACCCATTGAAGGCCATGAGGATTATCACATGATGGTAACACGTTTCCTTACTACAAAATCTTGCAAAAGCAGATGA